The sequence TTCGGTGACGTCGTCGCCGTCGTCGTCGTCGTCGTCGTCGTCGCCGCCGTCGTCGCCGTCGTCGTCGTCGTCGTCGTCGTCGTCGCCGTCGTCGTCGTCGTCGTCGTCGCCGTCGTCGTCGTCGTCGTCGTCGTCGTCGCCGCATGGTCACGCCACGAATCCGGCTTTCCGGCTGTTTACCGGAAATCCTGCCTTCGCTGGCATAGGGTGCGCACCGAAGGCCCATCAGGGAGCGCATCATGGTCCGCATCTGCCCCGGTCTCGCCGCCGTGGCGGTCCTGGCCGCCGGGTCGCCCGCGGTGGCCGCCGGCGGCGGCCCCGCGTCCCGCCCGGCTCCCCGCTCGGAGCTGGTCCTCACCTACATGGCCGAGGCCGGATATGCGGCGGCCGTCAAGCTCACCTGTGACCCGGACGGCGGCGGCCACCCCAGGCCCGCCGAGGCCTGCGCGACGCTGAGCCGGGTCGACGCCGACCCGGCGCGGCTGCAACCGGCCGACCGGTACTGCATCCTGCTCTACCAGCCGGTCACCGCGCGGCTCGACGGCACGTGGCGGGGGCGTCCGGTGGCATGGACGCACACCTACGGCAACGGTTGCGAGATGAGCCGCGCCACCGGCGTCCTGTTCGCCTTCTGACCCCGCGGCCGGCGCGGACGACGGTGTCGCCGCGAGTGCCGGCCGGCCCGATGACGGCCGTTGCGGCGCTCCGGTGGCCGGGACCGATACTCTGCCGGGGTGGACACCGCAACCGCACGAACCGGCCGGCCCCTCGTCACCGCCCGCACCGCGGCGGTCTGGACCGTCCTGCGCCGGGAACTGGACCGGCACGCCGGCCGCGAGCTGACCGTCCTGGACGTCGGCGGCGGCACCGGCGGGTTCGCCGTGCCGCTGGCCGAGGCCGGGCACACCGTCACCGTGATCGACGCCAGCCCGGACGCGCTCGCCGCGCTCACCCGCCGCGCCGCCGACGCGGGCGTCGCCGACCGGGTGCGCGCCGTGCAGGGCGACGGCGACGCGCTCGCCGGGCTGGTCGAGCCGGCCAGCGCCGACCTCATCCTGTGCCACGCCGTGCTCGAAGTGGTGGACGACCCGTCCCGGGTGATCGCCGCGATCGCCGCCGCGCTGCGTCCCGGCGGCGCGCTGAGCCTGCTGGTCGCCGGCCGCGCGGCCGCGATTCTCGCCCGGGCCGTCAACGGCCACCTGCGGGCGGCGTCTGCCCTGGTCACCGACGCCGATGGCCGGTCCGGGCCGCGCGACACGCTGCGCCGGCGCTACGACGCGGAGAGCGCCGCGGCGCTGCTGGGCGCCGCCGGGCTGGTGGTCGAGGAGACCCATGGCGTACGGGTGGTCGCCGACCTGCTGCCGGCCACCGTCCTCGAGGAGGACCCGCAGGCGGTGCTGGACCTAGAGCTGGCCCTGAGCGCCCAGCCGCCGTTCCGCGACATCGCCTCCCAGCTGCACCTGTTCGCCCGCCGGCCGTGACCGCGTCGGCCGCGCCCGAGCCCGCGCGCGCGGCGGGGGTGGGCGGCCCGGCGCCCGGCCCGCGCGACGTCCCGGACGACGGCCTGCACCCGGACGCGCTGCGGCCGGTGCCCCCGGCGTACGGCTCGGCCAGCCTGGCCGACCTGCTGCCCAGCGTGAACGCCGTGCTCGGGGTGCCCGGCGCGACCGACGTGCTCGGCCTCGGCGCCCGCCTGGACGGGGTGGACCGGATCGCCGTGCTGCTGGTGGACGGGCTGGGGGCGTACCAGTTGCCGCTGGCCGCGCCGCACGCACCGGTCCTGGCCGACCTGGCCGCCGGTGGGCGCGGGCACGCCGGCACGCTGACCGCCGCGTTCCCGTCGACGACTCCGGTCAGCCTGGTCACGCTGGGCGCCGGGGTGGCCCCGGGCGCGCACGGGGTGCTGGGTTTCACCGTGCGCCGCCCGGACGGCCGTCCGCTCACCCACATCGCCTGGGACGACGACCCGGACCCGCGGACCTGGCAGCCGGTGCCGACCCGGATGGAGGTCGCGGCCGCGGCCGGGGTGCGGGTCACCGTGGTCAGCCGGCCGCAGTTCGAGGGGACCGGGCTGAGCCTGGCGGCGAACCGGGGCGGCGTGTACCGCGGCGCCGCGGACGGCATGGCGGTCGTCGGCCGGATGCTGGCCGCGCTGCGGGAGGCGGACGGCCCGGCGCTGGTCTACGGCTACCACCCGGACCTGGACCATTTCGGCCACGAGGACGGCGTCGGCTCGCCGACCTGGCGGGACGCCGCGCGCGGGGTGGACCGGATGCTCGACCGGCTGGTGCACGGGTTGCCGCCGCGGTCCGCGCTGCTGGTGGTCGCCGACCACGGGCAGCTCAACGTGCCCTGGGACGGGCGGCGGGACATGGCCGAGATCCCGGAGCTGCGCGAGGGCGTGGTCGGGGTGACCGGGGAGCCCCGGGTGCGGTATCTGTACGCCGCCCACGGCGCGCTGGGCGACGTGCTGGCCAACTGGCGCGGCGTGTTCGGGGCCGAGGCGTCGGTGGTGACCCGGGAGGAGGCGACCGAGACCGGCTGGTTCGGCCCGGTGCCGGCCGGGCACGCCGGGCGGATCGGTGACGTGGTGGTCATCTGCTGGGGCCGCGCGGTGTCGGTGGCGTCCGGGTGGGAGCCGCCCAACGTGGGGCGGCTGGTGGCGTACCACGGGTCGGCGACGGCGGCCGAGATGACCGTGCCGCTGCTGATCGCCCGGTGATCGCGGCTATCCGTATACCTCGATGTGTCAGGGGTTGTGCGCGGACCGTGGTCGAGACCTCTACCAGGGGTAACTACCCTGGTGAGCCGGGCTTTTCGGACGAAACGATCTTCCCGGCCAGGAAAATCACCCGCACTCGGCGGTCGTCCGGCTTTCCGACCCGCCAACCCCCTCGTAGACTTGCGTGGTAAAGGCAGCCGACGGCTGCCCCGGCCCCACTTGGGCCGGACTTGCGCCCGGGGAGGAAAGCCGTGCCGCTCTCGGAGCACGAGCAGCGGCTGTTCGATCAGATCGAGCGGTCGCTTGCCGAGGACCCCAAATTCGCCTCGGCTGTGCGGGCCAGCGACCCGCGTTTCCATGCACGGCGCCGGCTGATCATCGCCGCGTTCGTGATCGTGCTTGGTCTGGCCCTCGTTGTGTATGGGACGGTCGCCAGCAACACACTGCTCGGCGTCGCCGGCTTCGTCGTGATGCTGGGTTCGGCCGCCTTCGCGATGCAGTCACGAAAGCGTGGTCAGGCTCCCGACCTCAGGTCCGTCGGCGGGACCGCTTCCCGGCGCACCCGGCAGGGCCGCCGGGGTAACGGCGGCCTGCTGGACCGCCTGGAGGACCGCTGGAGGCAGCGGCCGGAGGGGCATCGCTGACGGCCCCGGCCGGCTTCGACGAACGGCGGCCTTTCGGCCGCCGTCGTCATTTCTCCTGGTGCACGGTCTTCCCGGTACGCCCCGCACGTCCACCCGTCCCGCGGCCCGGGTCTGCGCATCCCGCGCGTACATCCGCGCCGCCGGGAGCGACCCGTGACGGGGCCGCGGTGCCCGCCGATCTCCTCGCGTGCGTCCGCCGGGAGCGACCCGTGGCGGGGTTGCGGCGCCCGCCGATCTCCTCGCGCGTGTCCGTGTCCGTCGGAGCGACCTTCGCCGGCGGCCCGGGACCATCCCGCCCGGCCGCTCTCTCGTGCGGATCCTCCGGGTGACCGCCCGGCACGGTGGGCGCGGCGCACCGGCACGCGACCGATCCGCGTCACGCCGGCGGCGCTCCGGCCGTGCGGCGCCACCAGCGGCGCGACGCCAGCGCGACCGATCCGCGTCACGCCGGCGGCGCTCCGGCCGTGCGGCGCCACCAGCGGCGCGACGCCAGCGCGACCGATCCGCGTCACGCCGGCGGCGCTCCGGCCGTGCCGTGCCACCAGCGGCGCGACGCCCAGTGCGACCGATCCGCGTCACGCCGGCGGCGCTCCGGCCGTGCGGCGCCACCAGCGGCGCGACGCCAGCGCGGCCAGCCCGGCCCCGGCGGCATTGAGCAGCACGTCGTCCACCGAGGACACGCGGTCCAGGCGCAGGACGTACTGCAGGATCTCGACCAGCGTCGAGCAGCTCGCCGCGAGCGCCAGGATCCGAGGCACGGATGCCAGGGTGGCGAACCGTATCGGAGCGAAGAACCCGAGTGACGCGAACACCAGAAGGTTGCCGACGATCTGGACGGTTGCCGTCTGCGGGCCGTCGGCAATGATCACGACCAGATCCCGCAGCGGGGTCAGGACCACCCGGGCTCGGGCGTCGTCGGCCCCCCGGTTCGACGTCATGATCATCCGGAGCCACGGCGCCGTCCCGTAGACCATGCCGACCTCGGCCAGCGACTGACGCCACGCCGGCGCGCGGCCGGCGGCGCTCCGGTGGCGCGCCAGGGCCCATACCGTCAGCGCGGCCAGCGGCAGGACGGCCACCGTGATGACGACCGTGCCGGTGAACGTGCCGAACCAGCCGTGCCAACCCTCGAGCATGTGCCCCCGCTTCCGTCCGGTCCGGAATGCTATCCGCGCCGGGGAAGCCGCCAGGGCGGTGGCTCGACTGCGCGAGGAAACCGCGCTGCACGGCAACAGCGGGGCGTATCGTCTCCGGCGCCGCGCGGCCGGCCGTGCGCAGCGCCCGTTGCGCGCGGGGGGCCTGCCTCCTACCCGGCGTCGATCAGCGCTACCAGGCGTTGATCAGCGCGATCTCCACCGGACCGGGCGGCCTCGCCGACTCGGCTGGGCCGCCGCCCGGGAACGCGCCGGCGCACGGCGATCCGCCGCATCGGGTTCATCGACCTCGACGGGCCCGCAACGGCCGGGGGTCGTGGTCGTGGGCGTAGCTGATCTCGATGTCCGGCACCTCGTTCTGCAGCTCGTAGGCCAGCCGCAGGCCGTCCCGCCGCCAGCGCTCCTCCTCGGCCTGGCTGCGGAACTCGAAGCCGGTCAGGGCGATGCCGTTGAAGTGGGTGTTCCACGCTCGCAGCCGCTCGATCAGACCCGCGGTGACTCCGAGCTCGCCGAGCACGACCGGGCCCATGTGGTCCGGGTCGCTGTCCCACACCGGATCGTCGTCCATGTACTCGGCCATGACGCGCAGCGCCACCGGGCGATACGGTTCCTCCACATGTCGATCATGGCATGAGTGGCGGCCCGACCCCCGCTCTCACCGCCCGGCCCGGATCGGCGCGGACATCCGGTCCCCGGCGCCAGGCGCCGATCACCGTCGCTGCCCGGTCTGTCGTCTCCGCACGGGTGACGCCCGCGGACCCGGCACAGCGGCGCCGGTGCGAAGGGCTGCCCCGCCGGGAGCAGCCCCTCGCATCGGTCAGCGGGCCCGGCTCAGGAGCCGCCGCGGGTTGAAGCGGGACAACGTCTCCCGCCCGCGGCTGGCCGCCTCCATCGTCCGGGTGGACGCCTCGGAGATCGCCCGCCGCCAGCCGAGCAGGATCGACGGGGGCAGCAGCACCGCGCGTACCCGGATGGGCAGCGTGGCCGAGTGGGACAGTCCGTCCCGGACCCGCCGCAGCGCCGAGGTGAGCTCGGCGCCGTGCAGGGGCTGCCGGGCGTACCGCGCCCGCTCCTCGGCCGTGCCCAGCAGCTCCGCCGCCGTGGCCGCCTCCGGAGCCAGGACGGCCTCCGTGGCCAGGCGCCGTGCCGTCACCCGCGGGGTCTCGGTCGGGTCCACCGTGATCCGGTAGTCGACCATCGTGTCGATCAGCTCGTCCCACGCCGCGTGCGCGTCCACGCGCGCCTGTGCGGTGTCGCTGGTGACGACGATGCCGGTGACCGCGCCCGCCGGGCCCGGCCCGGCCGGATCGGTCACCACCGGCGGCGGGCCGCCGGCCGTCGCCGCGTTGCGCTGGCGGCGCAGCAGCACCCGGCGCAGCGCCGGAACCAGCAGCAGCGCGAGCAGCGTGACGATCGCGGCGCCGACCAGCAGGCCGGTCCAGTCGTCCTCGTCGGCCGGGACGGCGCCGGGCAGCGCCCCGGTGCTGCCGGCGTCGGCCTTGTCCGGCCGGCGGTTCTGGCCGGGAGCGGCCGACGAGCCGGCGCCGGGCACGCCGGCCGCGGACGACGAGGCGGTCGGCGCGGCGGTCCGGTCGGTGTCCGGCGCCCAGTCCGCATTGCCGCGTGCCGACCCGGCCACCCCGGCGGCCGGTGTGGCGTCGAACGGCACCCATCCGAAGCCCTGCAGGTAGACCTCGGTCCAGGCGTGCGCGTTGCGGTTGGTGATCACGTACGCGTCGCCGTTAGCGGTGCCCCGGGTGAAGCCGAACGCCACCCGCGCCGGGATCCCGGCCGCCCGCACCATCCACGCCATCGCGGCCGCGTACTGCTGGCAGTACCCGATCTTGTTCTTCAGGAACGCCTCGATGGCGGAGAGGTCGCCGGTCGACTGGGTCTGCAGGCTGTACGCGAAGTCGTTCTTGACGGAGAAGTAGTCGTAGATCGCGCGCACCCGGTCGTAATCGGTGCGCCTGCCCCGGGTCAGCTGCTGGACCTGCTGGGCGACGAACGCGTTCTCGGGCACCGTGGTGTACGCCTGCCGGATCGGGTCGTCCTTCGGCAGCGACTCGGCGGTCCGCAGCTGGCCCGGCGTGTACCGCGGACGCAGGTAGTCGATCTCGTACTTCTGCTTCCGCGTGGTGCTCCGGTTGGAGTACAGCACCTGCTGGTTCGGGTCGTACGCCCAGCTGCCGGAGATGTTGCCGATCCCGACCAGGTAGGAGTACAGCGGCGCCATGTTCTGCCGCAGCGCGTCCGAGATCTCGATCTCGGCGTGGTAGCGCTGGAACTCGGCCCGGTTGGTCGCGCCGTCCCGCTGCGGGTCCGGCAGGCTGCCCCGGTTGAGCGTGTTCCCGCCGGGCGGCTGGTTCGAGAAGCCCTCCGCGGTGAGCGCGTCGGCGACGCCGAACCGCAGATAGAACGGGTCCTTCTCGGTCGTGCGCACGGTGAGCAGGTTGACCGTGGTGGTCTGGCTGAGCTGGCCGCTGAGCGAGGCGAACAGGTTGATCCGCCCTCCGCCGCCCTGGCCGAGCCCGCCGCCGACCCCGCTGCCGTTCTGGGTGAGCTGCGACAGCAGGCCGCCGGTGACGGTCGGTACGGCCAGCGGCAGCAGCACCGCCACCACCACGCCGGCCACGCCGAGCCGCCGGCCGGCCGCGGCCAGCGGGGACGGCTCCCACACGTCGACGTCCCGGCCGTCGCCGGTGAACCGGCGCCCGAACCGGCGCACCCGGTCGACGTTGTCGGCCACCAGCAGCCACAGGTAGCCGCAGGCGCCCACGACGAACGGGGTGACCGGGACGCTGTCCAGGTAGACCGCGACCGGGATGGAGTAGATCGCCAGCATCGGCAGGCCGGCCAGCGCCGGGCGGCGGAACACCGCGGTGAGCAGGTCGACCACGATGGCGACCGCGCCGAGGCCGAACGTCGCGACGAACAGCAGGCCGTCGCGGTCCGGCACCGGCACCGCGTACGACCGGGTGTCCTCCCCGGCCTGCCGCATCAGCTCGGCGAAGTGGGCGAACGTCGCCGGCGTCGGCACCAGCATCGCGTGACCGCTGGGGAAGACCCAGGTCAGCGTGAGCAGCAGGGCGACCACCATGCCCAGCGTCTGCGCCCAGACGGGCAGGCGCAGGGTCCGGGTGAGCAGCGCCGCCCCGGCGATCATGAGGACCACGAACAGCACCCGCAGCAGCCAGGTCCAGGAGTCGAAGATCGCCGACAGCGGCGCCGAGGCGAGCAGGGTCGCGCCGGCGGCGACGAGCCCGAGCCGGCGGGGGCCGGTCACCGGGTCACCCCGCTGACCGTCTCGGCCATCGCCGCGCGGTAGGCGAAGCCCTGCGACCCGCGGCCCACCGTGGGCCACAGCGCCGGCAGCGCCTCGCCGTGCGACACCCGCACCGACCGCCAGCCGCTGCGGATCAGGGCCAGCGACGCGGCCGCGTGCTCGCGGTCGGACTCCTGCCGGTCACCGGCGGTCATCGGGATCCAGGTGGGGCTGTCGATGGCGAACCCGACGCAGGTCGCGCCGTTGCCGCGCAGCCCGCTGAGCAGTTGCGCCTCGGCCGTGGTGAGGGTGCCGAACAGGCCGATCACCAGGCCCCCGTCGGAACGCCGGCGGACCTGCTCGACCAGCACCGAGACGTCCCCGGCGGCGGACAGCTTCACGTCGGCCAGGGCGTCCAGGATCAGCCCCTCGCCGCCGCTCTCGGCGGCGTCGATGTCCACGCCGCCACCGGTCACCAGGCGCAGCTTGTAGCCGGCCTCGCGCAGGTGCGCCGCGATGCTGGCGGCCGCCGCGACCGCCCACTCGAAGCTGGCCGTGGGGCCCTCGCCGCGGTGCGCGTTCAGCCGGGTGTCCAGCACCACCGTGGCCCGGCTCTCCCAGGGCTGCTCCTCGCGGCGGACCATCAGCTCACCGGTACGGGCGGTGGACCGCCAGTGCACCCGGCGCAGGTCGTCGCCGCGCCGGTACTCCCGGGTGGCCGCGTCGTCCTCGCCGTGCACCGCCACCGAGCGGGCCCGGCTGTCCCCGGCGCCCGCGTACTCCCCGGCGAGGCGCACCCGGGGGAGCGGGGTGACCTGCGGGATCACGGTGAGCTGGTCGACGCTGGGGAAGGAGCGGGTCAGCTCGCACAGCCCGAACGGGTCGGTCAGCCGGATCACCAGCGGGCCGATCGGGTACCGGCCGCGCACGTCGGCGCGCACCGTGTACGCCACCGAGCTGGCCTGGTGCGCGCCGAGCCGCTCCAGCACCACCCGGGGCCGGCTGCCCAGCGCGTACGGCAGGCGGTCCTCCAGCAGCATGGTGCCGGTGGGCAGCCGGGACAGGTTCTGCAGGCGCAGGATGACCCGCGCGCTGGAGCCGACCGGCGCGCGTGCCGGCTCCAGTGAGCGGGTGCAGGCCAGCTTGTACCGGCTGCGCCCGACGTATGCGGCGGCCAGCAGCGGCAGCGCGGCCAGCAGCACCGCGACCCGCAGCAGGTCCCGCTCGCCCAGGATGAGCGCGGAGATCCCGGCGGCGACCGCGGCGGCCAGGAAGGAACGGCCGCGCGTGGTCAGCCCCCGCAGCGCCTCCCGCATGGTCACCGCCCCCGGGACTCGTACGGCGCGCGGCCGTCCCGGGTGTCGTACGGGTTCCGGCTCGCGTGCGGCAGCGGCAGCCGGTGCACGATCTCCGACACGATGGTGTCCGTGGTACGCCGGTTCAGCTGCGCGTCCGGGGTCGGGATGAGCCGGTGCGCGAGCACCGGCACGGCCAGCGCCTGCAGGTCGTCCGGCAGCACGTAGTCGCGGCCCTCCAGCGCGGCCACCGCCTTCGCCGTGCGCAGCAGCTGCAGGGTGGAGCGCGGGGACGCGCCGAGGCGGATCTCCGGGGCCTCCCGGGTCGCGGTGACCAGGGCGATCGCGTACTGCTGGACGGCGTCGGCGGCGTGCACGGCGCGGGCCGTCTCGATCAGCCGGCGGACCATCGCCGCGTCGGCCACCGCGCGCAGGTCGTTGAGCGGGTCGTGGTCGCCGTGCCCGCCCAGCATGGCCAGCTCGGCGCGCGGGTCCGGGTAGCCCATCGCGATCCGGGCGGTGAACCGGTCCCGCTGCGCCTCCGGCAGCGGGTAGGTGCCCTCCATCTCGATCGGGTTCTGGGTGGCCACCACCATGAACGGGGCCTGCAGCTCGTACGTCGTCCCGTCGACGGTGACCTGCCGCTCCTCCATGCACTCCAGCAGCGCCGACTGGGTCTTCGGCGAGGCCCGGTTGATCTCGTCGCCGACCACCAGGTTGGCGAAGACGGCGCCCGGCTTGAACTCGAAGTCCCGGGTCTCCTGGTTGTAGACGCTCACCCCGGTCACGTCGCTGGGCAGCAGGTCGGGGGTGAACTGGATGCGGCGCACCGAGCAGTCGATCGAGCGGGCCAGCGCCTTGGCCAGCTTCGTCTTGCCGACACCCGGCACGTCCTCGATCAGCAGGTGGCCCTCGGCCAGCAGGACCGCCAGGGCGAGCCGCACCGTCGCGCTCTTGCCCTCGATGACCTGCTCGATGTTGGCCATGATGGCCTGCGTCGCGGCGTGGAACTCGGCGCCGGTCAGCGGTCCTGTCGGTTCGCCCCAGGTCGGCGTTGTCACGGGCTTCCTCCAAGTGATACGTACCCCG is a genomic window of Actinoplanes teichomyceticus ATCC 31121 containing:
- a CDS encoding SSI family serine proteinase inhibitor, giving the protein MVRICPGLAAVAVLAAGSPAVAAGGGPASRPAPRSELVLTYMAEAGYAAAVKLTCDPDGGGHPRPAEACATLSRVDADPARLQPADRYCILLYQPVTARLDGTWRGRPVAWTHTYGNGCEMSRATGVLFAF
- a CDS encoding class I SAM-dependent methyltransferase, with amino-acid sequence MDTATARTGRPLVTARTAAVWTVLRRELDRHAGRELTVLDVGGGTGGFAVPLAEAGHTVTVIDASPDALAALTRRAADAGVADRVRAVQGDGDALAGLVEPASADLILCHAVLEVVDDPSRVIAAIAAALRPGGALSLLVAGRAAAILARAVNGHLRAASALVTDADGRSGPRDTLRRRYDAESAAALLGAAGLVVEETHGVRVVADLLPATVLEEDPQAVLDLELALSAQPPFRDIASQLHLFARRP
- a CDS encoding alkaline phosphatase family protein, with protein sequence MTASAAPEPARAAGVGGPAPGPRDVPDDGLHPDALRPVPPAYGSASLADLLPSVNAVLGVPGATDVLGLGARLDGVDRIAVLLVDGLGAYQLPLAAPHAPVLADLAAGGRGHAGTLTAAFPSTTPVSLVTLGAGVAPGAHGVLGFTVRRPDGRPLTHIAWDDDPDPRTWQPVPTRMEVAAAAGVRVTVVSRPQFEGTGLSLAANRGGVYRGAADGMAVVGRMLAALREADGPALVYGYHPDLDHFGHEDGVGSPTWRDAARGVDRMLDRLVHGLPPRSALLVVADHGQLNVPWDGRRDMAEIPELREGVVGVTGEPRVRYLYAAHGALGDVLANWRGVFGAEASVVTREEATETGWFGPVPAGHAGRIGDVVVICWGRAVSVASGWEPPNVGRLVAYHGSATAAEMTVPLLIAR
- a CDS encoding DUF3040 domain-containing protein, which translates into the protein MPLSEHEQRLFDQIERSLAEDPKFASAVRASDPRFHARRRLIIAAFVIVLGLALVVYGTVASNTLLGVAGFVVMLGSAAFAMQSRKRGQAPDLRSVGGTASRRTRQGRRGNGGLLDRLEDRWRQRPEGHR
- a CDS encoding VanZ family protein, whose translation is MLEGWHGWFGTFTGTVVITVAVLPLAALTVWALARHRSAAGRAPAWRQSLAEVGMVYGTAPWLRMIMTSNRGADDARARVVLTPLRDLVVIIADGPQTATVQIVGNLLVFASLGFFAPIRFATLASVPRILALAASCSTLVEILQYVLRLDRVSSVDDVLLNAAGAGLAALASRRWWRRTAGAPPA
- a CDS encoding transglutaminase TgpA family protein, translated to MTGPRRLGLVAAGATLLASAPLSAIFDSWTWLLRVLFVVLMIAGAALLTRTLRLPVWAQTLGMVVALLLTLTWVFPSGHAMLVPTPATFAHFAELMRQAGEDTRSYAVPVPDRDGLLFVATFGLGAVAIVVDLLTAVFRRPALAGLPMLAIYSIPVAVYLDSVPVTPFVVGACGYLWLLVADNVDRVRRFGRRFTGDGRDVDVWEPSPLAAAGRRLGVAGVVVAVLLPLAVPTVTGGLLSQLTQNGSGVGGGLGQGGGGRINLFASLSGQLSQTTTVNLLTVRTTEKDPFYLRFGVADALTAEGFSNQPPGGNTLNRGSLPDPQRDGATNRAEFQRYHAEIEISDALRQNMAPLYSYLVGIGNISGSWAYDPNQQVLYSNRSTTRKQKYEIDYLRPRYTPGQLRTAESLPKDDPIRQAYTTVPENAFVAQQVQQLTRGRRTDYDRVRAIYDYFSVKNDFAYSLQTQSTGDLSAIEAFLKNKIGYCQQYAAAMAWMVRAAGIPARVAFGFTRGTANGDAYVITNRNAHAWTEVYLQGFGWVPFDATPAAGVAGSARGNADWAPDTDRTAAPTASSSAAGVPGAGSSAAPGQNRRPDKADAGSTGALPGAVPADEDDWTGLLVGAAIVTLLALLLVPALRRVLLRRQRNAATAGGPPPVVTDPAGPGPAGAVTGIVVTSDTAQARVDAHAAWDELIDTMVDYRITVDPTETPRVTARRLATEAVLAPEAATAAELLGTAEERARYARQPLHGAELTSALRRVRDGLSHSATLPIRVRAVLLPPSILLGWRRAISEASTRTMEAASRGRETLSRFNPRRLLSRAR
- a CDS encoding DUF58 domain-containing protein, whose protein sequence is MREALRGLTTRGRSFLAAAVAAGISALILGERDLLRVAVLLAALPLLAAAYVGRSRYKLACTRSLEPARAPVGSSARVILRLQNLSRLPTGTMLLEDRLPYALGSRPRVVLERLGAHQASSVAYTVRADVRGRYPIGPLVIRLTDPFGLCELTRSFPSVDQLTVIPQVTPLPRVRLAGEYAGAGDSRARSVAVHGEDDAATREYRRGDDLRRVHWRSTARTGELMVRREEQPWESRATVVLDTRLNAHRGEGPTASFEWAVAAAASIAAHLREAGYKLRLVTGGGVDIDAAESGGEGLILDALADVKLSAAGDVSVLVEQVRRRSDGGLVIGLFGTLTTAEAQLLSGLRGNGATCVGFAIDSPTWIPMTAGDRQESDREHAAASLALIRSGWRSVRVSHGEALPALWPTVGRGSQGFAYRAAMAETVSGVTR
- a CDS encoding AAA family ATPase, which encodes MTTPTWGEPTGPLTGAEFHAATQAIMANIEQVIEGKSATVRLALAVLLAEGHLLIEDVPGVGKTKLAKALARSIDCSVRRIQFTPDLLPSDVTGVSVYNQETRDFEFKPGAVFANLVVGDEINRASPKTQSALLECMEERQVTVDGTTYELQAPFMVVATQNPIEMEGTYPLPEAQRDRFTARIAMGYPDPRAELAMLGGHGDHDPLNDLRAVADAAMVRRLIETARAVHAADAVQQYAIALVTATREAPEIRLGASPRSTLQLLRTAKAVAALEGRDYVLPDDLQALAVPVLAHRLIPTPDAQLNRRTTDTIVSEIVHRLPLPHASRNPYDTRDGRAPYESRGR